GAGTAGTAGCCTTGCGTGCCCTTCAGGCTCTCGCGGTATGTGTCGAGGTCAGCGGGCGCGGCCACGCCCCACGTCACTTCACGCAGCGTCGGACCTTCTTCGAATGCGGGCGGCAGCGACGGATCGTTCGCCATCACCGCGTGTACTGTGCAGCCGTTCAACGTTTCGAAGCGCGCGCGCGTTTCGTCGTGCGCGGTTTCCTTCATGCCCCAGTCGGCGAAAAAGCGCCGACAGGTCTCAAGATCCGTCACACCGTACGTGATCTGTTCAATGCCGAGAATGCTCATGTTGCGTGCCTCTTCAGTTCGCCCACGCCAGCGGGGCGTCGTTCAAGCCCCAGTAGAGGCTCTTTTGCTGCATATATTCACGAATGCCCAGGCGGCCTTTTTCGCGGCCCATGCCGCTTTCTTTCCAGCCTGAGAAGGGCGTCGAAATCGAGAACAGCTTGTACGTGTTGATCCATACGGTGCCCGCTTCGAGCGCACGGGCGACACGCCATGCGCGCTTGTAGTCGCGTGTCCAGATGCCGGCGGCGAGACCGAATACGCTGTCGTTCGCTTCTTTCAGCAGCGATGCTTCGTCTTCGAAAGGCATCGCGACCAGCACGGGGCCGAAGATTTCTTCCTGGCAGATACGCGCGCTGTTCGACAGACCTTCGAGAATCGTCGGCTGATAGAAGAAACCTTGCTCGCGGTTGTTGCCTACAGGCCGCTCGCCGCCGCACAGCAAACGTCCGCCTTCTTCGAGGCCGAGGGCCACATAACGCTCAACCGACTCGCGATGCTTCGCGGAAATCAGCGGTCCCATCTGCGTGTTCTCGCTCGCGGGATCGCCGACGCGCAACTCACGCGCTTTCGCGGTCAGCCGCTTCATGAACTCGGGATAAATCGAGCGCTGCACGAACAGACGCGAACCCGCAATGCACGCTTCGCCCGACGAACTGAAGATGCCGTACAGCACACCGTTCACTGCATGATCGAGATCGGCGTCTTCGAAGACCATCGTCGGCGACTTGCCGCCCAGTTCTAGCGACACGGGCATCAGCTTGTCGGCTGCGATGCGCGCGATGCCGCGTCCCACTTCCGTGCCACCCGTGAACGACACTTTCCTCACCAGCGGATGACGCACCAGCACGTCGCCGATCACCGAGCCCTTGCCGGGCAGCACGCTCAGCACACCCTTCGGCACGCCCGCTTCCTCGCAGATGCGTGCAAGCGCGAGCGACACGAGCGGCGTTATTTCAGCGGGCTTCAACACGACGGCATTGCCGGCAGCCAAGGCG
The Paraburkholderia terrae genome window above contains:
- a CDS encoding aldehyde dehydrogenase gives rise to the protein MPHTDIISSLVPSADIFVGGEWKRGRGALYASIYPADGSVNTEITTADADDAREAVEAADIAWRKPNWSGLKPHQRALILYRIADLIMAKHEALAQLQRRDNGKPIGETRVLVASAANTFRYFAACLETLDEDVTPSRGDYLTMSVHEPIGVIAAITPWNSPIASDAQKLAPALAAGNAVVLKPAEITPLVSLALARICEEAGVPKGVLSVLPGKGSVIGDVLVRHPLVRKVSFTGGTEVGRGIARIAADKLMPVSLELGGKSPTMVFEDADLDHAVNGVLYGIFSSSGEACIAGSRLFVQRSIYPEFMKRLTAKARELRVGDPASENTQMGPLISAKHRESVERYVALGLEEGGRLLCGGERPVGNNREQGFFYQPTILEGLSNSARICQEEIFGPVLVAMPFEDEASLLKEANDSVFGLAAGIWTRDYKRAWRVARALEAGTVWINTYKLFSISTPFSGWKESGMGREKGRLGIREYMQQKSLYWGLNDAPLAWAN